In one Spartinivicinus poritis genomic region, the following are encoded:
- a CDS encoding protein-tyrosine phosphatase family protein: protein MTIASNSHLTLNQIATQLEQPGAKLRVNNGDFYVKQSSKYGQLVAYFSEKGLDFLPSVKKHQQNNKATVELFKQVAAGYGVNVADSGKKTLSASTVNFVLDNRKHNFGTIAGTIADRYGAQVSSDVSFGVFRGVFYDSNKEAIGARFGDILPPKHSQVHLSNGLAVHANKISIKDDIASFIPNKGETFAMQAPTKQTRSTIDTQANVWKMIAEQKIGVVVDLTNAVDEKKRAIPQYRPVENNEPKPFGQTVVTKIKLGDSSRGPLYDQKLADGDITKTKYSVAKRNEQAGRADQVRAIKFHKWPDHGVIKLEQLSRLVEVISDAREKSTSGNVLVHCTAGVGRTGTVITAEKLYQLNKTDKLNLANYKETVDNLIADGRVSRGKAYVQTEEQYKLLQEYAASLVQAESDYVYYS, encoded by the coding sequence GCTACTCAGTTAGAGCAACCTGGAGCAAAACTTAGAGTTAACAATGGTGACTTTTATGTCAAGCAGTCAAGTAAATACGGACAGCTTGTTGCCTATTTTAGTGAGAAAGGCTTGGATTTTTTACCTAGTGTGAAAAAACATCAACAAAATAATAAAGCAACTGTTGAGTTATTTAAGCAAGTGGCTGCTGGTTATGGAGTTAATGTAGCTGACTCAGGAAAAAAAACGCTTAGTGCCTCTACGGTTAATTTTGTTTTAGATAATCGTAAACATAATTTTGGTACTATTGCTGGCACTATAGCTGATCGATATGGAGCACAGGTTAGTTCAGATGTTTCGTTTGGTGTTTTTAGAGGTGTTTTTTACGATAGTAATAAAGAAGCAATAGGGGCTCGTTTTGGTGATATTCTTCCCCCTAAACACTCGCAAGTTCATCTAAGTAATGGTCTAGCTGTTCATGCCAATAAAATTAGCATTAAGGATGATATAGCAAGTTTTATACCTAATAAAGGTGAAACATTTGCTATGCAGGCTCCTACAAAGCAAACTAGAAGCACAATAGACACCCAGGCAAATGTATGGAAAATGATTGCAGAACAAAAAATCGGTGTTGTTGTTGATTTAACAAATGCAGTTGATGAGAAGAAAAGAGCAATTCCACAATATCGACCTGTTGAAAATAATGAGCCTAAACCTTTTGGTCAAACTGTAGTTACTAAAATAAAATTGGGAGATTCTTCTCGTGGCCCATTATATGACCAGAAGTTGGCTGATGGTGATATCACTAAAACTAAATATAGTGTGGCTAAGCGCAATGAACAGGCTGGAAGAGCAGATCAAGTTAGAGCAATTAAGTTTCATAAATGGCCTGACCATGGAGTCATTAAACTAGAACAGCTGAGTAGGCTGGTAGAAGTCATTAGTGATGCCAGGGAAAAAAGTACTTCTGGTAATGTACTCGTTCATTGCACGGCAGGTGTTGGACGTACAGGTACAGTGATTACTGCAGAAAAGCTTTATCAGTTGAATAAAACTGATAAGTTAAATTTAGCTAACTATAAAGAGACCGTTGATAACTTAATTGCAGATGGTAGAGTTTCCAGAGGTAAAGCTTATGTGCAAACTGAAGAGCAATATAAGCTTTTGCAAGAATATGCAGCATCTCTTGTACAGGCTGAGTCAGACTATGTGTATTACTCATAA